The Bdellovibrio bacteriovorus W nucleotide sequence ACCGTCTTCAATCAAAACAACGCCAGCTTCTTGAGCATACTTACGGATAGCCATTGTGTCCGCTGATGCCCAACCGTAAAGGTGAACCATTACAGCTGCTTTTGGTTTGAATTGGTCAACCGCTTGTTTGAAGGTCGCTAAATCCCAATGGCAGTTTTCGCGATTTACGTCTACAGTCACAGGGTTTGCACCCACGTTAACAACAGCTTCAAAAGTTGCCCAGAAAGTCATGTCAGGGATAAGAACTTTATCGTTTTTTTCAACACCTACTGCGCGCAAAGCGATTTGAATCGCATCAGTTCCGTTTGCGCAACCAATCGCGAATTTAGACTTTGTGTAAGCCGCTAGGTTGGCTTCCATTTCAGCAATGATAGGGCCGCCTACGAATTGAGTTTTATCAAAAAGATTTGCAACTCCCGCCAAAAATTCATCGCGGAATCCAGGTTCAAAACGGTTCAATGTGATAAATGGAACTTGTTGAATGCTCATATAAATCTCTCTCGAGGAAAGTGTTTTAGTTTTACCAGAATTGAGTGCCATCGCTGTCACTCTGACTCTGATAGAAGTTCAAAAGAAGTATCTAATAGCTTTTAAAAACTTGCAAGAATCCGAAGAATTTATGGGATGCACAGCTTAAAAGTGAGCGAGCTCAAGGAGTGTCTGGTACTTTCCTGCAACACTTAAGGGGGTATGAACGCTGTAATGTCTAAAGAGGATGGTAAATTTGCAACACCTGAAGGTGGTTCGCTTAAATTTGGCGGCGAGAGGTTTAGAGAGCAAGCCCACTCGTTGCCAGAGGCTTTCTCGTATTCAAGCAATCTGTTAGTAAATATAATAAGATCTTAAAGCTGCCAGCAAAGCATAGCGTAGAAGGTCAAAGTCGATGGTTTGGTTTTGATGAATGCAACAAGAGCTCGTCGGCCTTGAGGGGTTTTCCCAAGGCACGAATAGCAATGCAGGAAGGGACTTTTTAACGTTTTCGGGGGCACGTGTTAACCCCGAAGATTTTGTAGGCGGGGCATCGACCCAGAAGGCCTGTTATTAAAGGGAGAAAGCCTAAAAGGAACCATGGGTTCTTGGGCCCTATAAAGGCAAGAGAAATTAAAACCAAGCCAATCACAATTCGAACCGTGCGATCTAAATTTCCTTCATTCTTTTCAAAAAATGCCATAGCGAATTACCTCCAAGGTAAGGACACTATAACTCGAAGTGCAATTGGGGAAATATGATCTAGAACATAATTTTTAACAAAAATAGGCCTAGTAGGGTATTTGTAATGGCCTAAGATTGAAGAACTAAAAGTTGTAAACAAACACTCTTCTACTTTGCTTTCTAGAGGAGCCTTCGCTAGCATATTTATTCATCGACGGAGTATTCATGCGCTTAATCAAAAGTATTGCCTCAGCTTTGATGTTTTCTTTTTCTATATCGAGTTTTGCCTCAAGTTCGATTGAAGATTTATACACTGCCAAGATTCAACCAATTTTCGATTCCCGCTGCATCAGTTGTCATAGTTGTTTCAATGCTCCTTGTCAGTTGAATTTGCAGAATTATGAGGGGTTTATTCGCGGAGCTAACAAACTCAACATTTATGACGGAAGCCGTAGGCAAAGTGTAGAACCATCAAGGTTGTGGATTGATATGAAAACGGCCCACGATTGGATGGATAAGAGAAACTTTTATTCTCTGAATGAATCTAATGATCCAGAAAAGAATCTTTTTTATCAGACCTTAGCCATGAAGATGTTCCAAAAAGATCTTGCTGTAAAACCCAAAAAACAAGTCGGTGCTGGGGATATGTGTCCCGCAAATTCTGAAGAGCTGGCAAGCTTTCAGAAGATGATGCCTGAATCGGGAATGCCCTATGGTTTGCCCGCACTTACAGGTGATGAATTGGGAGTGATTAAAGAATGGATTTCGCTGGGAGCTCTGGGGCCCAGTGAAGCTGCGTTGAAGCAAAGTCAGCAGATACCTTCGGCGCTCGCAACTCAGATTAAAGAGTGGGAAAAATTTTTGAATGCAAAAGATCTAAAGCATCGCTTGGTGAGTCGTTATCTCTATGAGCATAAGTTCCTAGCACACCTGTATTTTCCGGAAGAGCCGCGAACTTTCTTTAGGCTGGTTCGCTCAAGCAAAGCTTGCGAAAAGGGTGTTGATGAGATTGCAACCCGTCGGCCCAATGATGATCCTGGGAAATCATTTCATTATTGCTTCCAAAAATTCCCAGGGACCATTGTGATGAAGACGCATCTGCCTTTTGAGTTATCTCCTCAAAAGCTTAAGAAGTATCAGGAGATATTTTTTGCAGTCGACTGGAAAGTAAATAAACTTCCTAGCTACGAAAATTCGGTGGCCGAGAATCCATTTATTGCATTTAAAGATATTCCAGAAAAAGCGCGCTATAGATATCTCCTTGAAGATGCGCAATACCAGGTTGCAACTTTTATAAAAGGCCCTGTTTGTAATGGCAGTATGGCAGTAAACTCTATTCAAGAGCAGTTCTGGGTTTATTTTCTGAATCCAGACTCTGATAATATGGTGCTGTCCCAAAGCTATGCGAATAGGGTGAAGGACTTACTTATTCTTCCAGGGATGTGGGGGAGTGATGTGGCTCTAAAGGAAACTCTTTCCTTGGGGAAAGAACTTGTAGAGCATCGAGAAGCCTATCGAAAGGAACGAGCTAAGGAGTATCAAAAGCTCCGCCCGAAAGGTTATAGTTTAAAAGACCTTTGGGATGGTGATGGGGTTAATAGTAATGCAGTACTGACGGTGCTTCGCCATGATGATAATGCGGTCATCAAGCAGGGTATGCATGGGGATTTGCCAAAAACATCCTTCGTTCTTGATTATCCCTTGATGGAAAGATTGGTATATAACTTGGTCGTCAACTTTGATGTCTTCGGAAATATAGGACATCAAATGCTTACGCGTGTTTACATGGATATGATTCGCATGGAGGCAGAAGACCTCTATCTTAGCTTCCTCCCAGCAGAGCAGCGACTGGCTTTAAGAAAGTCTTGGTATAAAGGTATCCTAGCAGAAGTAAAAATGAGCTATGTCTTTCCTCTCGTGGCTCAAGATTTTCCGACGGGTATTCAGTTTAAAAATAATGACGTGCAGGCGGAGTTCGCAGGTTTCGTGTATAAAGATTTTAAACCCGAAGTGCGCGGATTGATGGACCCTGTGAATGTTAAAAATGCTTATTTAAAAAAGATTTTAGGAAATGAAAAGATGGACACCGTTACTAAAGCACTTAGTAAGGTAACGTCGAAAAGGTCTGTCGGAAAAGAGACCTACGCTCGTTACTTCCCTGAATTCTCTTATCTCTTGGTGATAGAAGATGGGAAAGAGCGAGTCTTCAGCATTATCCTGAATAGGGAGCATGATAATATTTCATGGATACTTGGAGAGGGATTAAGGCTTTCACCTCTCGATAATAACCTTATGATTAAAGAAGGTTTCTGGGGGTCGTACCCTGTGCAGTTTTATTCCATCGAAGCTGCAGAGGTTGAGTCTTTCGTAAAGGCTATGAGGGCTATAAACTCTGACCGTGGTTA carries:
- a CDS encoding putative transmembrane protein, producing the protein MAFFEKNEGNLDRTVRIVIGLVLISLAFIGPKNPWFLLGFLPLITGLLGRCPAYKIFGVNTCPRKR
- a CDS encoding cis/trans isomerase (COG0437 Fe-S-cluster-containing hydrogenase components 1), which encodes MRLIKSIASALMFSFSISSFASSSIEDLYTAKIQPIFDSRCISCHSCFNAPCQLNLQNYEGFIRGANKLNIYDGSRRQSVEPSRLWIDMKTAHDWMDKRNFYSLNESNDPEKNLFYQTLAMKMFQKDLAVKPKKQVGAGDMCPANSEELASFQKMMPESGMPYGLPALTGDELGVIKEWISLGALGPSEAALKQSQQIPSALATQIKEWEKFLNAKDLKHRLVSRYLYEHKFLAHLYFPEEPRTFFRLVRSSKACEKGVDEIATRRPNDDPGKSFHYCFQKFPGTIVMKTHLPFELSPQKLKKYQEIFFAVDWKVNKLPSYENSVAENPFIAFKDIPEKARYRYLLEDAQYQVATFIKGPVCNGSMAVNSIQEQFWVYFLNPDSDNMVLSQSYANRVKDLLILPGMWGSDVALKETLSLGKELVEHREAYRKERAKEYQKLRPKGYSLKDLWDGDGVNSNAVLTVLRHDDNAVIKQGMHGDLPKTSFVLDYPLMERLVYNLVVNFDVFGNIGHQMLTRVYMDMIRMEAEDLYLSFLPAEQRLALRKSWYKGILAEVKMSYVFPLVAQDFPTGIQFKNNDVQAEFAGFVYKDFKPEVRGLMDPVNVKNAYLKKILGNEKMDTVTKALSKVTSKRSVGKETYARYFPEFSYLLVIEDGKERVFSIILNREHDNISWILGEGLRLSPLDNNLMIKEGFWGSYPVQFYSIEAAEVESFVKAMRAINSDRGYQKFVQKFGVRRTSPRFWRTYDSLHEVFKSKDPVEFGFIDLTRYSLE